From a single bacterium genomic region:
- a CDS encoding antitoxin, translated as MNTKNNDDEKNVLDAFYKGKLKKTKNASKEMDMAVKAADNYLTKDTRINIRLSAPDLKLLKRRAAEEGLPYQTLIASVLHKFVTGRLRNTI; from the coding sequence ATGAATACAAAAAATAATGATGATGAAAAAAATGTTTTAGATGCCTTTTACAAGGGTAAACTCAAAAAAACAAAAAACGCATCCAAAGAAATGGATATGGCTGTTAAAGCAGCAGATAACTATCTTACCAAAGATACGCGTATCAACATCCGCCTCTCCGCCCCCGATTTAAAACTACTAAAACGCAGAGCCGCCGAAGAAGGCTTGCCCTACCAAACCCTCATTGCCAGTGTTTTGCATAAATTTGTAACCGGCCGACTGAGAAATACCATATAA
- a CDS encoding L-2-amino-thiazoline-4-carboxylic acid hydrolase — MSDAESYWPKELKKKMRSKGKAIVMQGLKGFEKFKFVIELIRATRFAKKIDLSPALKNGLNNPTFLKTQTEYLTLFRALSRTVGTERAIVICKKIMDETAREALLLCFPEIETVKKFEDPLKVFSEYFEVGANANIKAGCFKMHFAEKTDNAIEFHVNWCAWLELARVFEIPEGCIPNCYSDDLAFPEYFKELGIKYTRTQTLAINQKPCNFRFERIEV, encoded by the coding sequence ATGAGTGATGCGGAAAGCTATTGGCCCAAAGAGCTAAAAAAGAAGATGCGCTCCAAAGGCAAGGCCATTGTGATGCAGGGGCTTAAAGGGTTTGAGAAATTCAAGTTTGTTATTGAGCTTATTCGGGCTACTCGTTTTGCTAAAAAAATAGATTTATCACCGGCGTTAAAAAACGGTTTAAACAATCCCACTTTTTTAAAAACTCAAACCGAGTATCTTACCCTGTTTAGAGCTTTAAGCCGCACGGTAGGAACCGAGCGAGCGATTGTTATTTGTAAAAAAATTATGGATGAAACCGCGCGCGAAGCGCTGTTGTTATGTTTTCCAGAAATAGAAACTGTCAAAAAATTTGAGGATCCGTTAAAAGTTTTTAGCGAGTATTTTGAGGTAGGAGCCAACGCCAACATAAAAGCGGGCTGTTTTAAAATGCATTTTGCAGAGAAGACAGATAACGCAATTGAGTTTCATGTAAACTGGTGTGCGTGGCTTGAGCTTGCGCGTGTTTTTGAAATTCCCGAGGGTTGTATCCCCAATTGTTATTCGGATGATTTGGCTTTTCCCGAATATTTTAAAGAGTTGGGTATAAAATATACACGCACGCAAACATTGGCCATTAATCAAAAGCCCTGTAATTTTAGATTTGAAAGGATAGAGGTGTGA
- a CDS encoding DUF4258 domain-containing protein: MQEALEFEFDPEKNAFLKEERGISFEEIILLISEGHLMDVLEHHNQTQYPGQKIYVVDVNGYVCLVPFVRTEHKIFLKTIYPSRKATKEYLKPGRKS, encoded by the coding sequence ATGCAAGAAGCGCTTGAATTTGAATTTGATCCTGAAAAGAATGCTTTTCTCAAGGAGGAACGCGGGATCAGTTTTGAGGAAATTATTTTATTGATATCGGAAGGCCATTTAATGGATGTGCTGGAGCATCACAATCAAACTCAATATCCTGGCCAGAAAATATATGTGGTGGATGTTAATGGCTATGTTTGCCTGGTTCCCTTTGTAAGAACAGAACACAAGATTTTTTTAAAAACCATTTATCCCAGTCGCAAGGCCACAAAAGAGTATTTAAAACCCGGGAGGAAATCATGA
- a CDS encoding S8 family serine peptidase codes for MWNNNDNNTPAHTPPPSSPQLTVRKQESAEDKLEGKLTVYNDKLDKKKLKEELTDNNDVYLPAAFKTSRDYLVSHVGKATQSFKNLLTWAQGNSTAATIRDKISETGKGVNIVLIETDDNHASHVQNIINGPDGLAPDANVTKEYIHYEAEENVTDTVTQLLQAIKSSLERQLESQNHIINISLNPAPGMFLSKKLNDKNDNYREEFTSLCQQETNELEHDKNYQTALTEYQLITKKLAQTNKNIVIAYGNNKTVYRDLDYCFYNPLTQSRHVISVTASGNNNTPLNYTDDGIWPLALNGNEAWPPTVAAHGHQVPLYDNNRTVFDADSGTSYSAPFVSAALALALEKNPHLSSQQLRTIIATTAHPIKKYPNTLQGAGVVDIIAVAQNHKAGP; via the coding sequence TTGTGGAATAATAACGATAACAATACACCTGCGCACACTCCGCCCCCATCATCACCTCAGCTGACTGTAAGAAAGCAAGAATCAGCCGAAGATAAACTCGAAGGAAAACTGACCGTTTATAATGATAAATTAGACAAAAAAAAATTAAAAGAGGAACTCACCGATAATAACGATGTTTATTTACCCGCAGCTTTTAAAACCAGCCGAGACTATTTGGTAAGCCATGTTGGTAAAGCAACGCAATCGTTTAAGAATCTTTTAACATGGGCTCAAGGCAACAGTACGGCAGCAACTATTAGAGATAAAATTTCTGAAACCGGCAAAGGGGTAAATATTGTATTAATTGAGACGGATGATAATCATGCAAGCCACGTACAAAACATCATCAATGGCCCTGACGGCTTGGCTCCAGACGCAAATGTTACAAAAGAATATATTCATTATGAAGCGGAAGAAAATGTAACCGACACTGTTACTCAATTATTGCAAGCTATTAAATCTTCACTTGAGCGACAACTTGAATCACAAAATCATATTATCAATATATCGCTCAACCCTGCACCCGGCATGTTTCTTTCCAAAAAACTTAATGATAAAAATGATAATTACAGAGAAGAGTTTACTTCTTTGTGCCAACAAGAAACAAATGAACTTGAGCATGATAAAAACTATCAGACAGCTTTAACCGAATATCAACTTATCACGAAAAAACTTGCCCAAACAAATAAAAATATAGTGATTGCTTATGGAAATAACAAAACAGTTTATCGTGATTTAGATTATTGTTTTTATAACCCGCTAACGCAAAGCCGGCATGTCATCTCTGTTACAGCTTCTGGGAATAACAATACACCGCTTAATTATACTGATGATGGCATTTGGCCATTGGCATTGAATGGAAATGAAGCGTGGCCACCAACAGTAGCAGCACACGGGCATCAGGTACCCCTTTACGATAATAACAGAACCGTGTTTGATGCCGATTCAGGCACATCCTACAGCGCCCCTTTTGTAAGTGCTGCCTTGGCATTGGCGCTTGAAAAGAACCCTCACTTAAGCTCACAACAACTACGAACCATTATAGCAACTACAGCACATCCAATTAAAAAATATCCCAATACACTACAAGGCGCGGGTGTTGTTGATATTATAGCAGTAGCTCAAAATCATAAAGCAGGGCCGTAG